A single genomic interval of Helianthus annuus cultivar XRQ/B chromosome 6, HanXRQr2.0-SUNRISE, whole genome shotgun sequence harbors:
- the LOC110866013 gene encoding short-chain dehydrogenase/reductase family 42E member 1 isoform X1 produces the protein MHNNLSEKEGIEGKAFVVTGGLGFVGSALCLELVRRGARLVRAFDLRSTSPWSDLLLTNGVHCLKGDITNRKDVDKALRGVDCVFHLASFGMSGKEMLQYGRVDDVNINGTCHVLEVCHEQGVKRLVYASTANVVFAGNEIVNGNEKLPYVPLDNHVDPYSRSKLIAEQLVLKTNGRPSKNKNGECLYTCAIRPAAIYGPGEERHLPRIISLAKLGLLPFKIGEPGVKSDWVYIDNLVLALILASMGLLDDIPGRGKQPIAAGQPYFISDGSPVNTFEFLRPLLKSLEYGIPKATLPVGKALLVGKAFSVIYTLMYPWLNTRWLPQPLLLPAEVYKVGVTHYFNYLKAKQELGYTPITSPQQGMAATISFFQERKEKSLDGPTIYEWFFCMFGMSAVIIAAAFPVPLLRSGCLMVLRSMWVLRLLAIWAVAMHVGESVYAWRLAKRVDPQNARGWFWQTFVLGIFSLKFLLKRAKNKQL, from the exons atGCATAATAATCTGAGTGAGAAGGAGGGTATAGAGGGGAAGGCGTTCGTGGTAACAGGTGGATTGGGGTTTGTAGGGTCAGCCCTGTGCTTGGAGCTGGTTCGTAGAGGCGCACGTCTTGTTCGAGCATTTGATCTTAGATCCACTTCTCCTTGGTCCGATCTTCTTCTCACCAATGGAGTCCACTGTCTCAAAG GTGACATCACCAACAGAAAAGATGTGGATAAGGCATTACGCGGTGTAGACTGTGTGTTCCACTTAGCTTCATTCGGCATGTCTGGCAAAGAAATGCTTCAATATGGTCGAGTAGACGATGTGAATATAAACGGAACCTGCCACGTGTTGGAAGTCTGCCACGAACAAGGTGTTAAAAGGCTTGTATACGCAAGTACAGCGAACGTTGTTTTTGCGGGAAATGAAATTGTTAATGGAAATGAAAAGCTGCCTTATGTCCCTTTGGACAACCATGTTGATCCATATAGCCGAAGCAAACTTATTGCTGAACAACTGGTTCTAAAAACCAACGGCCGTCCTTCTAA GAACAAGAACGGGGAATGTTTATACACATGTGCAATTCGTCCGGCTGCTATCTATGGGCCCGGTGAAGAAAGACACTTACCTAGGATTATCAGTCTTGCGAAATTAGGACTGCTTCCGTTCAAAATTGGTGAACCGGGTGTGAAAAGTGACTGGGTTTATATCGATAACTTGGTATTGGCGTTAATTCTGGCTAGTATGGGACTTTTGGATGACATTCCCGGAAGAGGAAAACAGCCCATCGCTGCTGGCCAGCCGTACTTTATATCAGATG GTTCTCCTGTGAACACGTTTGAATTCCTCCGTCCATTGCTTAAAAGTTTGGAATATGGTATACCTAAGGCAACATTACCAGTCGGGAAAGCTCTTTTAGTCGGAAAAGCATTTTCGGTTATCTACACCCTCATGTATCCTTGGTTGAACACTCGCTGGCTTCCTCAACCATTGTTGCTTCCCGCTGAAGTTTACAAG GTTGGTGTGACCCATTATTTCAATTACCTAAAAGCCAAACAAGAGTTGGGGTACACCCCAATAACGAGTCCTCAACAGGGTATGGCGGCCACCATCTCATTCTTCCAGGAGAGAAAAGAGAAAAGTTTGGATGGGCCGACGATATACGAATGGTTTTTCTGCATGTTTGGAATGTCGGCAGTGATTATCGCGGCAGCATTCCCTGTGCCGCTACTTAGAAGTGGATGTCTAATGGTTCTACGGTCCATGTGGGTATTGAGGCTGTTGGCTATTTGGGCGGTGGCAATGCACGTTGGTGAGTCTGTATATGCTTGGAGATTAGCGAAAAGAGTGGATCCCCAAAATGCAAGAGGGTGGTTTTGGCAAACATTTGTTCTTGGGATTTTCTCATTGAAATTTCTTCTAAAGAGAGCTAAGAACAAGCAGTTGTAG
- the LOC110866013 gene encoding short-chain dehydrogenase/reductase family 42E member 1 isoform X2 — MHNNLSEKEGIEGKAFVVTGGLGFVGSALCLELVRRGARLVRAFDLRSTSPWSDLLLTNGVHCLKGDITNRKDVDKALRGVDCVFHLASFGMSGKEMLQYGRVDDVNINGTCHVLEVCHEQGVKRLVYASTANVVFAGNEIVNGNEKLPYVPLDNHVDPYSRSKLIAEQLVLKTNGRPSKNKNGECLYTCAIRPAAIYGPGEERHLPRIISLAKLGLLPFKIGEPGVKSDWVYIDNLVLALILASMGLLDDIPGRGKQPIAAGQPYFISDGSPVNTFEFLRPLLKSLEYGIPKATLPVGKALLVGKAFSVIYTLMYPWLNTRWLPQPLLLPAEVYKVHSYKGWCDPLFQLPKSQTRVGVHPNNESSTGYGGHHLILPGEKREKFGWADDIRMVFLHVWNVGSDYRGSIPCAAT; from the exons atGCATAATAATCTGAGTGAGAAGGAGGGTATAGAGGGGAAGGCGTTCGTGGTAACAGGTGGATTGGGGTTTGTAGGGTCAGCCCTGTGCTTGGAGCTGGTTCGTAGAGGCGCACGTCTTGTTCGAGCATTTGATCTTAGATCCACTTCTCCTTGGTCCGATCTTCTTCTCACCAATGGAGTCCACTGTCTCAAAG GTGACATCACCAACAGAAAAGATGTGGATAAGGCATTACGCGGTGTAGACTGTGTGTTCCACTTAGCTTCATTCGGCATGTCTGGCAAAGAAATGCTTCAATATGGTCGAGTAGACGATGTGAATATAAACGGAACCTGCCACGTGTTGGAAGTCTGCCACGAACAAGGTGTTAAAAGGCTTGTATACGCAAGTACAGCGAACGTTGTTTTTGCGGGAAATGAAATTGTTAATGGAAATGAAAAGCTGCCTTATGTCCCTTTGGACAACCATGTTGATCCATATAGCCGAAGCAAACTTATTGCTGAACAACTGGTTCTAAAAACCAACGGCCGTCCTTCTAA GAACAAGAACGGGGAATGTTTATACACATGTGCAATTCGTCCGGCTGCTATCTATGGGCCCGGTGAAGAAAGACACTTACCTAGGATTATCAGTCTTGCGAAATTAGGACTGCTTCCGTTCAAAATTGGTGAACCGGGTGTGAAAAGTGACTGGGTTTATATCGATAACTTGGTATTGGCGTTAATTCTGGCTAGTATGGGACTTTTGGATGACATTCCCGGAAGAGGAAAACAGCCCATCGCTGCTGGCCAGCCGTACTTTATATCAGATG GTTCTCCTGTGAACACGTTTGAATTCCTCCGTCCATTGCTTAAAAGTTTGGAATATGGTATACCTAAGGCAACATTACCAGTCGGGAAAGCTCTTTTAGTCGGAAAAGCATTTTCGGTTATCTACACCCTCATGTATCCTTGGTTGAACACTCGCTGGCTTCCTCAACCATTGTTGCTTCCCGCTGAAGTTTACAAGGTTCATTCATATAAGG GTTGGTGTGACCCATTATTTCAATTACCTAAAAGCCAAACAAGAGTTGGGGTACACCCCAATAACGAGTCCTCAACAGGGTATGGCGGCCACCATCTCATTCTTCCAGGAGAGAAAAGAGAAAAGTTTGGATGGGCCGACGATATACGAATGGTTTTTCTGCATGTTTGGAATGTCGGCAGTGATTATCGCGGCAGCATTCCCTGTGCCGCTACTTAG